GGCGTCAGCGAGGAGTACTCGCCGAGCGAACCGTTCGGGCCGACGCCGCTGCAGCCGTTGTCGACCACCCACCGGCAGTGCTCGGCGTAGCTGTCGTAGTCGACGCGCAGACCCGCCGGGGCCGAGGGGTCCTCGGCATAGGGCAGCGCAGTCGCCACCACAACACTGTCCCGCCACTCCGCGTTTTTCAGTGATGGTTGCGTTCGGTGCCGATCTTGCGTTTTCGGGGTTTCTTGTGGCTGGGTTGCGTCACGGCCCCCTGGGGTGCGGTTGGGCAGTGCTGAGGTTGGCACAGGGTCGTTCATCTGCACTCCTTTGGGGCTCGGGCCAGGTCTGCGAGGCGGATCGGGGTGGCGATCGGCCGGCGGGAGGTCGTGTCGCGGTCGGGCAGCGGTTCGCCGATCAGCTCCTCGGCGAGTTCGGTCGCGGTGCGGCCGCAGATCCGGCCCTGGCAGTGGCCGAGGCCGACCCGGCACAGCAGCTTCAGCGACCGGACGCTGCGCGCGCCCCGCTGCCGCACCGCCGCTTCCAGCTCCCGGTACGGGACTTCCTCGCACCGGCAGATCGTCGTGTCCGGGGTCAGCCAGCGCGGCCAGCCGGAGCCGATCGGGTGCGCCGCCGCCAGCGCGCGGGCGAATTCACGGCCGCTGCGTACTTCCCGGAGCGCTCGGCGGACCTGCGGCTCGACGTCGTCCCAGGTGGCGGCCCCCACGTGCACGGCAGCGGCCGACCCGGCGACCGCTCCTTCCGCGGCGGCGAGATCCGCTCCGCCGATGCCGGTCAGCTCACCTGCGGCGAACACGCCCGGCGTCGACGTCCGCTGGGCCGCGTCGACCGCGACGAAACCGTCCACGAGCCGGCACCGGGCGGACAGCGCCAGCTCCAGCCGCGGGACGAATCCGTGCCCGACGCACAGGGCGTCGGTCTCGATCCGCCGCTCGGAACCGGCGATCACCTCCCAGTTGCCGTCCACGTCGGCCACCTCGACCTCGCGAACCCGTTCGTCGCCGTGTGCTGCGACCACCGCCGTGCGGATGCGGTAGGGCACTCGGCCCGCGAACCTGGCCGCGTATCCCGCCAGCTCGCCGAGCTTGTGGAACTGCGCGGCTCGGGCGTGGCGCAACCAGGCGAGCGGGTTGCCCGCCTCCAGCACAGCGCGGACCTCGGCCCCGACGTCGAGCAGGGATTCGGCCACCGGCAGCAGGAACGGCCCGGTCCCGGCCACCACGGCACGGCGGCCGACCGCGATCCGCTGGCCCTTCGCCATCGCCTGCGCCGCACCCGCGCTGTACACGCCGGGCAGGTCCCAGCCGGGGAACGGCAGCACCCGGTCATGCGCACCGGTCGCGAGCACCAGAGCGTCGGCGCGCAGTACGAGCGGAGTGCGTTCCGGCGCATCCGCCGGTCCACTTTGGACGTGCACCTGGTCGCCCTCCAGCGCCCAGACCTGGCTGCGCGGCCGGTACCGGATGCGGGGATGTGTCAGGATCTCGTCGCGGAGAGCTCGGAAAGTCCGCCAACCGCGCTGTATCCGCCCAGGTCGCCGGGCCGCGAACTCGCTCGGCTGCTGACGGTGGAACTGCCCGCCGAGCTGTTCGGCGCCGTCCACCAGCACCACTTCGGCACCGGCACGCGCGGCCTGCACCGCGGCGTTCATCCCGGCAGGTCCCCCGCCGACGACCACGACGCTCACGAATCGCCTCCCAGTTCGGCCCCGTGCTGAGTCCGGATGACATCACCAGGCGCCACGAGCCGTTGGCACGCGCGGACATCGGGCACCTGGTTCACCACCAGCAGGCAGTCGAAGCAGACACCGATACCGCAGAACAGGCCGCGCGGCTTCCCGCGCTGCCGCGTGCTGCGCCACGAGGTGCGGCCGATCGTCATCAGGACCGCCGCCACCGTCTGACCGGGCTTCGCGATCACCCGCGTCCCGTCGACTTCGACGGCGAATTCAGTCCCGCCTCTGCGCGATTCACAGTGGTGGTCGCGTTCGGGGGTGCGTTCTCGCGGTTTCTTGCGGCTGGGTTGCATCACGGTCCCCTGAGGTGCGGTTGAGCAGAGCTGGGCACTTCCTCCAGCAGGGCGGGACGGTCGACCCGGAACGGCACCGGATCGACCTGCGGGGCTCGGCCGGTCACCAGATCCGCGAGCAGCCGGCCGGTGGCCGCGGCCAGACCGACGCCCGCACCCTCGTGGCCGGTCGCGTGCCACAGCCCCGGCACGCGCGGGTCCTCGCCGATCACCGGGAGGTGATCCGGGGCGTAGGGGCGGAACCCGCCGTAGGCGCGCATCACCGGCACCCGGCCGAGAACCGGGAACAGCGCGGCGGCCTTGCGGGCGATCTCGCGCAGGACGTGGGTCCGGATGGTGTCGTCGAAGCCGATGCGCTCGCGGCTGGACCCGATCAGCACGGTGCCGGCCCGGGTGCTCTCCACGACCGTGGAAGTCTGCAGGTCGGCGTCGCCGCTCTCCACCGCGCCGACGTAGTCCGCGTCGTAGACCTTGTGCCGCACGGTGCCCACCGGGACCGGCGCCGTCACCAGGGCCACGCCGCGACGCGGATGGATCGCGATCGGTGCTCCGCAAGCCCTGGCGAACTCCGCCGACCACGGACCGCACGCGTTCACCACCGCGCCGCAGGGGAGAACTCCCCGATCAGTGCGCACGCCGGTCACCCTGCCGTCGGCTCCGCGCGTCACGCCGGAAGCGGTTGCCTTCCGCACCGCTCCACCACGCTTCCGCACGGCTGCGAGCAGCGCGGACGCCGCCAGCACCGGCTGGACCTGCGCATCTTGCGGGTAGTGCACGGCGAG
The genomic region above belongs to Saccharopolyspora antimicrobica and contains:
- a CDS encoding NAD(P)/FAD-dependent oxidoreductase codes for the protein MAQFPDIVVVGAGIVGAACAEALSSAGLVVQVLDRHAPAAGTSAAGEGNVLVSDKPPGAELRLALASRERWPELVDDLREELGGAADFEWEAKGGVVAATTVDDAVALEKFAAEQRAAGVDARILAPGEALQLEPHLTRETALAVHYPQDAQVQPVLAASALLAAVRKRGGAVRKATASGVTRGADGRVTGVRTDRGVLPCGAVVNACGPWSAEFARACGAPIAIHPRRGVALVTAPVPVGTVRHKVYDADYVGAVESGDADLQTSTVVESTRAGTVLIGSSRERIGFDDTIRTHVLREIARKAAALFPVLGRVPVMRAYGGFRPYAPDHLPVIGEDPRVPGLWHATGHEGAGVGLAAATGRLLADLVTGRAPQVDPVPFRVDRPALLEEVPSSAQPHLRGP
- a CDS encoding NAD(P)/FAD-dependent oxidoreductase, translating into MSVVVVGGGPAGMNAAVQAARAGAEVVLVDGAEQLGGQFHRQQPSEFAARRPGRIQRGWRTFRALRDEILTHPRIRYRPRSQVWALEGDQVHVQSGPADAPERTPLVLRADALVLATGAHDRVLPFPGWDLPGVYSAGAAQAMAKGQRIAVGRRAVVAGTGPFLLPVAESLLDVGAEVRAVLEAGNPLAWLRHARAAQFHKLGELAGYAARFAGRVPYRIRTAVVAAHGDERVREVEVADVDGNWEVIAGSERRIETDALCVGHGFVPRLELALSARCRLVDGFVAVDAAQRTSTPGVFAAGELTGIGGADLAAAEGAVAGSAAAVHVGAATWDDVEPQVRRALREVRSGREFARALAAAHPIGSGWPRWLTPDTTICRCEEVPYRELEAAVRQRGARSVRSLKLLCRVGLGHCQGRICGRTATELAEELIGEPLPDRDTTSRRPIATPIRLADLARAPKECR
- a CDS encoding (2Fe-2S)-binding protein, whose amino-acid sequence is MQPSRKKPRERTPERDHHCESRRGGTEFAVEVDGTRVIAKPGQTVAAVLMTIGRTSWRSTRQRGKPRGLFCGIGVCFDCLLVVNQVPDVRACQRLVAPGDVIRTQHGAELGGDS